Part of the Pseudomonas baltica genome is shown below.
GCTTTCATTCTCGCCTTGGGCGCCGTACTGATCTTGGCCACGATAGTGCGCTTGCACGGTTTGACGGCGGTGGCCATCTGGTGCGACGAGGCTTCCAGCATCATCACCAGCCGCTACCCGCTGCCGGACCTGTGGTTCCACGCTGCCCACGATGTTCACCCGCCGTTCTATTACGTGCTGTTGCACCTGTGGATGGCGATGTTCGGCGAGGGACTGTTCTCGATCCGCCTGCTCAGTGCGATTCCCGGTATAGCCACCGTCCTGGTCGGGGCGCTGCTGGTGCGTCAGGTGGCGTCGCCTAAAGCCGCACTGCTGGCCGGCCTGCTACTGGCGTTGTTCCCGTTTGCCGTGCGCTACAGCCAGGAAGTACGCATGTACTCGTGGCTCACCTTGCTGTTGCTCAGTGCCACCCTGGCGCTGATGCACTGGCTGCGCAACCCCGAGCGCAAGGGGTGGCTCGCCCTTTACGTGCTGTTGATGACAGCGAGTCTCTATACCCACTACTTCACGATCTTCTGCGCGCTGGTGCACTGGCTGCACGTAGGCGCGCTCAGCCTGCGGCACGAGGGCCAGCGCCCAGCGACGTATAGACCACTAAGGCGCGCCCCCTGGTGGCTGGCCAATATCGCCATTGCGCTGCTGTTCATGCCGTGGGTGCCCAAGCTGTACGATCAACTGACCCATCTGCCCCAGTTGGAAGCCGGCGGTGATGTGGGCTGGATTGCTCCGGTCACGTTGTGGTCGCTGGCCACATCGATGTGGGAGTTCTGGACCCTGAGCGACGGCCAGTCCATGCCCAGAGCAGTGTATTTCCTGCTGCCGTTGACGGTTATCGCCCTTGCAGGCGTGGTGGTCCGTACCGACCGCAGCCCCCAGCGCTCTGCGCGTTTCCTGGTGCTCTACACCTTTGCGCCCATGGTCGCGGTGTTTCTGTTGTCATTGATTTCGCCGCTGCTGGTCGAGCGTTATCTGATGTTCGCGGCCATTGGGCTGCCGATGCTGGTAGCGCTGGCCATCGCGCAGCTGTGGCGTAAATCCAGGCTGCTGGCGATGGCAGTACTGGTCACCACGCTGGCCGTGGACAGGGTAGGGCTCAACGAGATCTATCGGATCGACGAGCCGCAGTTCGATCAATTGGTCGATTACGTCAACCGGCATTACCAGCCCGGCGATACCGTGGTGATCAGCGACCTGTTCTGGTACTTCACCTATGTCTACTACAACACCACACCGGTGGTGCCCCAACTGCTGACGTTGCCCAAGTCCGAAGGCGGTGCCGGCCGGCCCAATGCCTATGGCTTCGGCACCTTGGTGGATGCGCAGGGACCGCATATCTATGTCGATGAGCTGACCCAGCTGCCCCGCCAGGACCATCGTATCTGGCTGGTAGGCAGTGCGCAGCCACCGGACGACTTCTATGCGATTCCGGCCCAATGGCAATTGCTTGAGGATCGCAAGGTGGGTGATAACGAATTGCGCCTGTATCAGGCGCATTGGGAGCGGTAAGCCCGGATGAGCCATGCGGGTCAATGGACGTATCACCCCCCTGGAGGTACAGGCGGCAAGTGTCAGTCAGGACACCCGATGCTGCGTATGCCGATTGACCGGCACCGCCAGGCCGAAGTTGTCCCGCAGGGTTTGGCCTGAGTATTCCTTGCGCCACAAACCACGTTCCTGCAGCACCGGCACGACCAGCTCGGTGAACCGCGCCAGCCCATCCGGCAACAGCGAGCGGATGATGAAGCCATCGGCAGCGCCATTTTCGAACCAGTGCTGGATGGCATCGGCGACCTGCTCGGCGGTGCCGGTGAAATCACGGTTCGGTTGCGAGAAACGCAGCGCGACCTGGCGCAGTGTGAGGCTTTCTTCCTGCGCCAGGCGCTTGATCGCATCGCTGGTGCCTTTGTGGCTGTTACTGCCCAGCTCGCCGAGGTCAGGGAAAGGCGCGTCCAGGTCGTGGGGGCTGAAGTCGTAATCGTTGAAGGGACGGCCGAGGGCAACAATCGCGTCCTCGATGCTGACCAGCGCCACGGCCTGTTGGTAGCGGGCTTCGGCGTCGGCGGCATCGCGGCCGACGATGGGGCGGATGCCAGGCAGCAGGAACAGCTGCTGCGGATCGCGACCGAAGCCTTGAGCGCGCGCCTTGAGGTCCTTGTAGTAGGCATGGGCCTCTTCGAAGGTCTCAGGGCTGGCGAAAATGGCATCGGCATTCTGCGCGGCGAAGTTACGCCCGTCTTCAGACACCCCAGCCTGGAAGATCAGCGGCTGGCCCTGACGCGAACGCGCAATGTTCAGTGGGCCCTTGACCTTGAAGAACTCGCCCTGGTGATTGAGGGTGTGCAGCTTGTCAGGGCTGAAGAACTCGCCGCTGGCCTTGTTGCGCACAAAGGCGTCGTCTTCCCACGAATCCCATAGGCCCTTGACCACCTGCACGTGCTCGCGGGCGATGCGATAGCGCTGCGCGTGGGGCGGATGCTCGGCCTTGCCGAAGTTGTCGGCGGTGCCGGAAAGCCACGAGGTCACCACGTTCCAGCCGGCGCGACCGCCGCTGATGTGGTCAAGCGACGAGAGCTGCCGGGCCACCTGGAAGGGCTCGGTGTAGCTGACGGTAATGGTCGCCACCAGGCCGATGTGTTCCGTCACCGCCGCCAGCGCCGAAAGAATGGTCAGCGGCTCGAACCGATTGAGGTAATGCGGGCTGGACTTGGCGTGAATGTGCAGGCTGTCGGCGATAAAGGCGAAGTCGAAGAAGGCGGCCTCTGCGGTTTGTGCCTCCTGCTTGTAGAACGCGAAATTGGTGCTGGCATCGGCCAGCGCATCGGGATGGCGCCATTCGCCCCAGCCGTGACCGACGCCGTGAATCATCGCGCCCAGGTGCAGTTGTCGTGTGCTCATGCGGGGACTCCTTGTTTAAGTGGGGTGGCGGCCTGCGGTGGGCGGCGCCCAGGGATCGCGTCCAGCAGTTCGCGGGTATAGGGGTGTTGCGGGGTGTCGAGCACCTCACTGGCAGCGCCGCGCTCGACCACCTGGCCCTGGCGCAACACCACTACCTGGTGAGCGAGGCTGGCGACCACGGCCAGGTCGTGGGACACCAGCACGTAGGCGATGCCCAGGTCGGCTTGCAGGCTGCGCAACAGGTCGAGGATTTGCGCTTGCACCGAGACGTCCAATGCCGAAACCGGCTCGTCGAGCAATAGCAGCTCGGGCTGCAGCGCCAGGGCACGAGCGATGGCGACGCGCTGGCGTTGACCGCCGGACAGCTCGCGAGGCAAGCGATCCAGGTAGCTGGCCGGTAACTGCACCTGATCCATCAATTTGCGTGCCGCCTGGTACAACGCCTCGCCTTTGACCAGTCCGAAGGACTGCAGTGGCTCGACCACGCTCTGGAAAATCGTGAAACGCGGATCCAGGGCGGCGAAGGGGTTCTGCTGCACCAGCTGCATGCGCTGGCGGACGGGCCGGAACTGCTTCCAGCTCAAGTCGGTGACGTCCTGGCCATCGAAGCGCACCCGGCCCGCGCTGGGCGCCTCGAGGCCCAGGGCGATACGCAGACTGGTGCTTTTGCCCGAGCCAGACTCGCCGACGATGGCCAGGGTTTGTCCGGGGAACACTTCCAGGCTGAGGCCTTGCAGCGCATTAAAGCTTTGCGCCTGGCCTTTACGGGCGGGCAACCGGTAGTGCTTGCTGATGTTCTCCAGGCTCAACAGCGGCTGGCGACTGGTGTTGCCGACCGGCACTGGGCGTGGCCGGTTGCCGAACGCCGGTGCGGCGGCCAGCAGTTCACGGGTATAGGGTTGGCGCGGGTTGGAGAGCACCTGGCGGGCCGGCCCCTGCTCGACCAATTCACCGCTCTTCATCACCAACACGCGGTCGGCCCGATCGGCCGCCACGCCCAGGTCATGGGTAATGATCAACAACGAGATACCGCGGGCCTGTACCAGTTGCTCGAGGTGATCGAGGATGCGCCGCTGCACGGTCACGTCCAGCGCACTGGTGGGCTCGTCGGCGATGATCACTTGCGGGTTGCCGGCCAGCGCGATAGCGATCAACACCCGCTGGCGCATGCCCCCCGACAATTCGTGCGGATACTGGCGCGCGCGCAGCTCAGGGTTGTCCAGGCCCACCTGTTCAAGCAGTTGCAGCACGTCGGCGTCCAGCGCCGGATAACGGCGGCCGTGGGCCTGGATCAGGCTCTCGCCAATCTGCCGGCCGATGCTCAGGGTCGGGTTGAGGCTGACCATCGGGTCCTGGGGCACCAGCCCGATTACCCGGCCGCGCAACTGGCGCTTGAGCTTGTCGTTGGCATGGCTGATATCGTGCCCGGCGACGCGCAAGCTGCCGCCATCGACGCGCGCGCTTGCCGGCAGCAGGCCCATCAGCGCACTGGCCAGGGTGGTCTTGCCCGAACCGGACTCGCCGACGATGGCCAGGGTTTCGCCGGCCACCAAGTTGAAGGACAGGTTGCGCACCGCGGCAGTCACGCGCCCGCCGCTGTGGTAGCTGACACTGAGGTTGTCGACTTCGATCAAAGGGTGTGTTGTCGAGGTGCTCATCGTTCCAGCTCCTCGAAAGTACGGGCTATGTGGTTGAGGCTGAACACCACCAGCACCACATACAATCCGGGCAACAACGACACCCAGGGCGCGGTGATCAGGAACTGCCGGCCGTTGGCGATCAGAGTGCCCCATTCGGCTGCCGGTGGTTCGGCGCCAAAGCCGAGGAAGCTCAAGCCGGCGGTCGCGAGGATGGCCGCGCCGAAGTCCAGAGTGGCGAGCACCGCCACCGGGCCCCAGGCGTTGGGCAGCACATGACGCAGCAGCGTGCGCCCCCAGCTGGCCCCGCCCAGGCGCGCGGCCTCGACATAGGGCAAGGTCTTGACCCGCAACACTTCAGCGCGGGTGGTGCGGGCGAAGCCGGGGATGATGCCGACGCCGACCGCAATCGCCACCGGCAGCGTACCGAAACCTATGGCCGTGACGATCGCCAGCGCCAGCAGCAGGCCGGGCAGGGCCAGCATGACGTCGATAAAACGCATGATCACCGCATCCACCCGGCCGCCGATAAAGCCCGACACGATACCCAGGCCCAGGCCGCTGATCAGCGCCAGGCCGACCGCCAGTAGCGCGGCCTCCACCGACAGCCGCGAGCCATACAGCAAGCGGGTGTAGAGATCCCTGCCCAGCTCATCGGTACCGAACCAATGAGCAGCGCCA
Proteins encoded:
- a CDS encoding glycosyltransferase family 39 protein; translated protein: MKSLPPSPTVDRTRRSRLAFILALGAVLILATIVRLHGLTAVAIWCDEASSIITSRYPLPDLWFHAAHDVHPPFYYVLLHLWMAMFGEGLFSIRLLSAIPGIATVLVGALLVRQVASPKAALLAGLLLALFPFAVRYSQEVRMYSWLTLLLLSATLALMHWLRNPERKGWLALYVLLMTASLYTHYFTIFCALVHWLHVGALSLRHEGQRPATYRPLRRAPWWLANIAIALLFMPWVPKLYDQLTHLPQLEAGGDVGWIAPVTLWSLATSMWEFWTLSDGQSMPRAVYFLLPLTVIALAGVVVRTDRSPQRSARFLVLYTFAPMVAVFLLSLISPLLVERYLMFAAIGLPMLVALAIAQLWRKSRLLAMAVLVTTLAVDRVGLNEIYRIDEPQFDQLVDYVNRHYQPGDTVVISDLFWYFTYVYYNTTPVVPQLLTLPKSEGGAGRPNAYGFGTLVDAQGPHIYVDELTQLPRQDHRIWLVGSAQPPDDFYAIPAQWQLLEDRKVGDNELRLYQAHWER
- a CDS encoding LLM class flavin-dependent oxidoreductase; translated protein: MSTRQLHLGAMIHGVGHGWGEWRHPDALADASTNFAFYKQEAQTAEAAFFDFAFIADSLHIHAKSSPHYLNRFEPLTILSALAAVTEHIGLVATITVSYTEPFQVARQLSSLDHISGGRAGWNVVTSWLSGTADNFGKAEHPPHAQRYRIAREHVQVVKGLWDSWEDDAFVRNKASGEFFSPDKLHTLNHQGEFFKVKGPLNIARSRQGQPLIFQAGVSEDGRNFAAQNADAIFASPETFEEAHAYYKDLKARAQGFGRDPQQLFLLPGIRPIVGRDAADAEARYQQAVALVSIEDAIVALGRPFNDYDFSPHDLDAPFPDLGELGSNSHKGTSDAIKRLAQEESLTLRQVALRFSQPNRDFTGTAEQVADAIQHWFENGAADGFIIRSLLPDGLARFTELVVPVLQERGLWRKEYSGQTLRDNFGLAVPVNRHTQHRVS
- a CDS encoding ABC transporter ATP-binding protein, yielding MSTSTTHPLIEVDNLSVSYHSGGRVTAAVRNLSFNLVAGETLAIVGESGSGKTTLASALMGLLPASARVDGGSLRVAGHDISHANDKLKRQLRGRVIGLVPQDPMVSLNPTLSIGRQIGESLIQAHGRRYPALDADVLQLLEQVGLDNPELRARQYPHELSGGMRQRVLIAIALAGNPQVIIADEPTSALDVTVQRRILDHLEQLVQARGISLLIITHDLGVAADRADRVLVMKSGELVEQGPARQVLSNPRQPYTRELLAAAPAFGNRPRPVPVGNTSRQPLLSLENISKHYRLPARKGQAQSFNALQGLSLEVFPGQTLAIVGESGSGKSTSLRIALGLEAPSAGRVRFDGQDVTDLSWKQFRPVRQRMQLVQQNPFAALDPRFTIFQSVVEPLQSFGLVKGEALYQAARKLMDQVQLPASYLDRLPRELSGGQRQRVAIARALALQPELLLLDEPVSALDVSVQAQILDLLRSLQADLGIAYVLVSHDLAVVASLAHQVVVLRQGQVVERGAASEVLDTPQHPYTRELLDAIPGRRPPQAATPLKQGVPA
- a CDS encoding ABC transporter permease, encoding MTAFDQLSSRGHTQPAESALWQPRRRWQRLLDVAAPLLRRPGFVLAAVLIAFTLLAGLMPWLFSGLDPYATAPAAKLLAPGAAHWFGTDELGRDLYTRLLYGSRLSVEAALLAVGLALISGLGLGIVSGFIGGRVDAVIMRFIDVMLALPGLLLALAIVTAIGFGTLPVAIAVGVGIIPGFARTTRAEVLRVKTLPYVEAARLGGASWGRTLLRHVLPNAWGPVAVLATLDFGAAILATAGLSFLGFGAEPPAAEWGTLIANGRQFLITAPWVSLLPGLYVVLVVFSLNHIARTFEELER